Proteins from a genomic interval of Microbacterium esteraromaticum:
- a CDS encoding glycosyltransferase family 4 protein — MSQPRLSIARIATDTPMGAQAYEAQVIARAADAMGPAWSMRELVFRSMRSPLPGNRRLPMGRVAKAPASVRRELGRTLFRGDAVSHRTSLELPPSPHADVITLHDVVAWRFADESAPVPAAAEEARRAAAVICVSEFTATEAVEFLGVRDPHVVPNGVDPRYFTATPLDAADRARLGLEGPYVLHAGGAATRKNLAALAEAWPRVHRERPGWTLALAGPAHPRRTQLFDGMPGTTLLGRLPDELMPGVVASAAAVVVPSLYEGFGLPALEAMAAGVPVVAADTSSLPEVVGKAGLLVAPTAEGLADGLLQVTSADAAVSALIDAGRSRAAEFTWERSAAGHAEVWRSLA, encoded by the coding sequence ATGTCACAGCCACGGCTCAGCATCGCGCGCATCGCGACAGACACACCGATGGGTGCGCAAGCCTACGAGGCGCAGGTGATCGCGCGCGCGGCGGATGCGATGGGACCGGCGTGGTCGATGCGTGAGCTGGTGTTCCGGTCGATGCGCTCTCCCTTACCCGGGAATCGGCGTCTGCCCATGGGACGGGTGGCGAAGGCACCGGCATCCGTCCGCCGTGAACTGGGCCGCACGTTGTTCCGCGGCGACGCGGTGTCGCACCGCACCTCGCTCGAGCTGCCGCCGTCACCGCACGCCGACGTGATCACGCTGCACGATGTGGTCGCGTGGCGCTTCGCCGACGAGTCAGCGCCCGTACCCGCCGCGGCAGAAGAGGCGCGGCGGGCGGCCGCAGTCATCTGCGTATCGGAGTTCACGGCCACCGAAGCCGTCGAGTTCTTGGGCGTGCGAGACCCGCATGTCGTTCCGAATGGTGTCGATCCGCGCTATTTCACCGCGACACCACTCGATGCCGCGGATCGCGCACGGCTCGGCCTCGAAGGACCCTACGTGTTGCACGCTGGAGGGGCCGCTACCCGCAAGAATCTCGCGGCACTCGCCGAGGCCTGGCCACGGGTGCACCGGGAACGCCCCGGGTGGACGCTCGCCCTCGCCGGCCCGGCCCACCCCCGCCGTACGCAGCTGTTCGACGGCATGCCGGGCACCACCCTGCTGGGGCGGCTCCCCGATGAGCTGATGCCGGGCGTCGTGGCGTCAGCGGCGGCGGTCGTCGTCCCGTCGCTCTACGAAGGATTCGGGTTGCCGGCGCTCGAGGCCATGGCCGCGGGCGTGCCGGTGGTCGCAGCGGACACCAGCAGCCTTCCCGAAGTCGTCGGCAAGGCGGGCCTTCTCGTAGCCCCGACCGCTGAGGGTCTGGCCGACGGCCTGCTGCAGGTGACGTCGGCGGATGCCGCAGTCTCTGCACTCATCGACGCGGGGCGCTCTCGCGCCGCCGAGTTCACTTGGGAGCGCTCAGCCGCGGGCCACGCCGAGGTCTGGCGTTCGCTCGCTTGA
- a CDS encoding UDP-glucose dehydrogenase family protein: protein MKLSVIGCGYLGAVHAAAMASLGHQVIGIDIDARRVAMLSAGEAPFFEPQLNELLRAGIVAGRLSFSTHIDEARGADVHFLAVGTPQRRDGSAADLREVETAVAELADVLQAGDVVVGKSTVPVGTAQRLATTVDGAGAALLWNPEFLREGWAVKDTISPDRIVVGVATDETGTPTDRAQVAADTLRGVYTDAVDNGVPFLVTDYATSELVKVAANAFLATKISFINAMAEIAEVTGADVMTLADALGHDERIGRRFLGAGVGFGGGCLPKDIRAFVARAEELGRGESVSFLRAVDEINLRRRDRAVYLVEEALGGSVFGKRITVLGAAFKPHSDDVRDSPALDVAARLHGLGATVVVTDPAAIDNARRVSPQLTYVAGRDEALRDADAVVLVTEWDEYRRQLSPEHLATLTPGRIVVDGRNCLDPAVWRAAGFHYYGMGRP, encoded by the coding sequence ATGAAGCTATCCGTCATCGGGTGCGGCTATCTGGGGGCCGTACACGCCGCGGCCATGGCATCGCTGGGGCATCAGGTCATCGGTATCGACATCGACGCCCGTCGCGTGGCCATGCTGTCCGCAGGCGAAGCACCGTTCTTCGAACCGCAGCTGAACGAACTGCTGCGCGCGGGGATCGTAGCCGGCAGACTCTCGTTCAGCACGCACATTGACGAGGCCCGCGGCGCAGACGTGCACTTTCTCGCAGTGGGCACGCCTCAACGACGTGATGGTTCCGCCGCCGATCTGCGCGAGGTCGAGACCGCGGTCGCCGAACTGGCGGACGTGCTGCAAGCGGGAGACGTCGTCGTTGGAAAGTCGACGGTTCCGGTGGGCACCGCGCAACGCCTAGCGACCACCGTGGATGGCGCAGGCGCGGCGCTGCTGTGGAACCCCGAGTTCCTGCGCGAAGGGTGGGCGGTCAAAGACACCATCAGCCCCGACCGAATCGTCGTCGGCGTCGCCACAGACGAAACCGGCACACCGACGGACCGTGCGCAGGTCGCGGCCGACACCCTGCGCGGCGTGTACACCGACGCCGTCGACAACGGCGTTCCGTTTCTCGTCACCGACTACGCGACATCAGAACTCGTCAAGGTCGCGGCGAACGCGTTTCTCGCAACCAAGATCTCGTTCATCAATGCCATGGCAGAGATCGCCGAGGTGACCGGTGCCGATGTCATGACCCTCGCCGACGCCCTCGGGCACGATGAACGCATCGGCCGACGGTTTCTCGGCGCAGGGGTGGGATTCGGGGGCGGATGTCTACCGAAAGACATCCGCGCCTTCGTCGCCCGCGCCGAAGAACTCGGCCGCGGAGAATCCGTCAGCTTTCTTCGTGCCGTTGACGAGATCAACCTGCGTCGTCGCGACCGCGCCGTCTACCTCGTCGAAGAGGCGCTCGGAGGGTCGGTGTTCGGCAAGCGGATCACGGTGCTCGGCGCGGCGTTCAAACCCCACAGCGATGACGTGCGCGACTCGCCCGCACTTGACGTCGCCGCCCGGCTGCACGGGCTGGGCGCAACCGTCGTCGTCACTGACCCCGCCGCGATCGACAACGCCCGGCGCGTCAGCCCGCAGCTGACGTACGTCGCTGGCCGCGACGAAGCGCTGCGCGATGCGGATGCTGTCGTGCTGGTCACCGAATGGGACGAGTACCGCCGTCAATTGAGCCCTGAGCACCTGGCGACTCTGACGCCCGGTCGCATCGTCGTCGACGGGCGGAACTGTCTTGATCCCGCTGTCTGGCGCGCCGCCGGCTTCCACTACTACGGCATGGGTCGGCCCTGA
- a CDS encoding acyltransferase family protein — MIPLSGAPPASTTTAWVGPERLGGCGEGDDRMHRSQTARGAVTKALSRDRIASIDGLRALAFALVFAFHTWEFAGSPDIPVLSSVVSQNTRPDFFVVLTGFVLALPFARNPDRQIHTATYLRRRVRRIVLPYYAALAFAVLLPQLLVLIVRMLGGQASWQPWPTWQNWAWHLSFLHIFSPEYWAGINGSLWTMSLEMQLYVLFPLVLVIISRWGIGGIIAVLGVSLAYRLIAGLAVEGQGFPMEFLVGANGLGRLQEFLAGMLCAAFLFRRGVKRRVEWWMLAIGVVGGYLLANSPLSALTYLSVREIGLAVAFSSLIVLVLSTRLGERGFGSRPVSWVGYRAYSFFLIHQPLMWFFSEFLTKMLGIDDGALKLVLLWTVGLAITVGVGQIFFVLIEKPCIAWSKRTPRSAKRAYPVGY, encoded by the coding sequence TTGATCCCGCTGTCTGGCGCGCCGCCGGCTTCCACTACTACGGCATGGGTCGGCCCTGAGCGTCTGGGCGGCTGCGGCGAAGGGGATGATCGCATGCACAGGTCGCAAACTGCGCGTGGTGCTGTAACGAAGGCGCTGTCGCGGGACCGGATCGCGTCGATCGATGGCCTGCGGGCGCTCGCGTTCGCACTGGTGTTCGCATTCCACACGTGGGAGTTCGCCGGTTCACCTGACATTCCTGTGCTGTCGTCAGTCGTGAGCCAGAACACGCGCCCCGACTTCTTCGTCGTGCTTACGGGGTTCGTGCTCGCGCTACCGTTCGCCCGCAATCCCGACCGGCAGATTCACACGGCGACCTACTTGCGCCGACGTGTCAGGCGCATCGTACTTCCCTACTACGCTGCACTCGCGTTCGCTGTCTTGCTGCCGCAGTTGCTGGTCTTGATCGTGCGCATGCTGGGCGGGCAAGCCAGCTGGCAGCCCTGGCCAACGTGGCAGAACTGGGCGTGGCATCTGTCGTTCCTGCACATCTTCTCGCCGGAGTACTGGGCGGGGATCAACGGCAGCTTGTGGACGATGTCGCTCGAGATGCAACTGTACGTCTTGTTTCCGCTGGTGCTCGTCATCATCAGCAGGTGGGGCATCGGCGGGATCATCGCAGTACTCGGCGTTTCGTTGGCCTACCGCCTGATCGCGGGACTTGCTGTCGAGGGGCAGGGATTCCCCATGGAGTTCCTCGTCGGAGCGAACGGGCTGGGACGCCTGCAAGAGTTCCTCGCGGGCATGCTCTGCGCTGCGTTCCTCTTTCGCCGCGGGGTGAAGCGCCGCGTGGAGTGGTGGATGTTGGCCATCGGTGTCGTCGGCGGGTATCTTCTGGCCAACTCGCCGCTGTCGGCGTTGACCTACTTGTCGGTTCGCGAGATCGGCCTGGCCGTGGCGTTCTCCTCGTTGATCGTCCTCGTGCTCTCGACCCGCCTCGGTGAACGTGGCTTCGGGAGTAGACCCGTCAGTTGGGTCGGCTACCGCGCGTACAGTTTCTTCTTGATCCATCAACCGCTGATGTGGTTTTTCTCGGAGTTCCTCACGAAGATGCTCGGCATCGACGACGGCGCGTTGAAGCTTGTACTTCTGTGGACCGTAGGTTTGGCCATCACGGTAGGGGTGGGGCAGATCTTCTTCGTGCTGATTGAGAAGCCCTGCATCGCCTGGTCGAAGCGCACGCCGCGTTCGGCGAAGCGTGCGTATCCGGTGGGATACTGA
- a CDS encoding O-antigen ligase family protein codes for MALRRTAVVDALGRAWANLWRWTLFAIGTLLAVYFLLDRGLADGATTAIALAMIVIGVVLTPRHPMILPLLAIPGAFVTARVSIGVGDLTVSDLAITLGFVIVVLLSRRDFSPTMRAMLWLNAIYQFATLFTVIVNPYPQNTVEWFHAWLLISGALLLGWGIGRAGLMRTGLILIVVTGLVVALGTIATAAVVFVTEGFRPIYPRWPWPMHKNFAGAALAFAILVVFIKPPHARLPRKLTVPSLWVMLAALALTQSRQAVIGLVVGMLIYVLRSGAGRHKVLVVLLAVPGAVLITDSVIGQIESQNRFNSTYQRLEWMREVYALWKHEPIFGHGLRYWYVHPTANFQPPQAELEVVASAGLVGLAGFGVMWLGFLIVLWKFWTKHPAFGALAFAAVISRLVTAQFDLFWVAAQVSIPFLIAGICLGAQVWWREQHPDGQEQPLGASRTQSSMIDNQGKMGVAWNSATMRTR; via the coding sequence ATGGCGCTTCGTCGTACTGCTGTCGTCGATGCCCTCGGCCGCGCCTGGGCGAACCTCTGGCGGTGGACGCTGTTCGCCATCGGCACGTTGCTGGCTGTGTACTTCTTGCTCGACAGGGGACTCGCCGACGGCGCTACGACAGCGATTGCGCTCGCGATGATCGTCATCGGCGTGGTGCTCACACCCCGGCATCCGATGATCCTCCCTCTGTTGGCCATCCCCGGTGCGTTTGTGACAGCGCGGGTGAGCATCGGCGTCGGGGATCTCACCGTGTCTGACCTCGCGATCACCCTCGGCTTCGTCATCGTTGTGTTGCTGTCGCGGCGTGACTTCAGCCCGACCATGCGTGCCATGCTGTGGCTGAACGCGATCTACCAGTTCGCCACGCTGTTCACCGTCATCGTCAACCCGTATCCGCAGAACACCGTCGAGTGGTTCCACGCCTGGTTGCTGATCAGCGGGGCGTTGCTGCTCGGCTGGGGGATCGGCCGCGCAGGACTCATGCGTACCGGACTCATCTTGATCGTCGTCACTGGCCTCGTCGTCGCTCTCGGAACGATCGCGACCGCCGCCGTCGTGTTCGTTACTGAGGGGTTCCGCCCGATCTATCCCCGCTGGCCGTGGCCGATGCACAAGAACTTCGCTGGTGCGGCCCTGGCCTTCGCGATCCTCGTCGTGTTCATCAAACCGCCACATGCGCGCCTGCCGCGAAAGCTGACGGTGCCGTCGCTGTGGGTCATGCTGGCAGCGCTGGCACTGACGCAGTCCAGACAGGCGGTGATCGGACTCGTCGTCGGCATGCTGATCTACGTCTTGCGATCAGGAGCAGGGCGACACAAGGTACTGGTCGTACTTCTCGCTGTGCCCGGCGCCGTGCTGATCACCGACAGCGTGATCGGGCAGATCGAGTCGCAGAACCGGTTCAACTCGACATACCAGCGCTTGGAATGGATGCGCGAGGTGTACGCGCTCTGGAAGCACGAGCCGATCTTCGGCCATGGACTGCGGTATTGGTACGTGCATCCAACGGCGAACTTCCAGCCGCCGCAGGCGGAACTCGAAGTCGTCGCCTCGGCAGGGCTCGTCGGCCTGGCAGGTTTCGGTGTGATGTGGCTCGGGTTCCTGATTGTGCTGTGGAAGTTCTGGACCAAGCATCCCGCCTTTGGAGCCCTCGCCTTCGCCGCCGTGATCTCACGTCTGGTGACCGCTCAGTTCGACCTGTTCTGGGTTGCCGCGCAGGTGTCGATCCCGTTCCTGATCGCCGGTATCTGCCTGGGCGCCCAGGTGTGGTGGCGCGAACAGCATCCGGACGGTCAAGAGCAACCGCTCGGCGCCAGTCGTACGCAGTCTTCTATGATCGACAACCAGGGGAAGATGGGGGTGGCATGGAACTCCGCGACTATGCGAACGCGCTGA
- a CDS encoding polysaccharide pyruvyl transferase family protein encodes MRRRIRQVRRLGTAALQPRAWGAPVVPAYWWDGHPNFGDALTPWLLPKYGIVPLYREPRHARLIGVGSLLEFCAEDYDGAVWGTGLMTDVERRMPHVQALALRGPLTAERIDVSGVAYGDPGLLVSRHVARPARRAAIAAVPHGHHRSHAGLAALLKSEPGRVRDVNVHREAAPTVREIAMCETVLTTSLHGLITADAYGIPAVWTALEPALTGGTFKFHDYEAAVTPGRTRYVDFDDLRTLDDVQRFAWAADASRVAELSRGLEASLDGLTHAGRRFPLGVLGV; translated from the coding sequence GTGCGACGACGCATACGCCAGGTGCGTCGGCTGGGGACAGCGGCGCTGCAACCCCGCGCCTGGGGTGCGCCGGTCGTGCCGGCGTACTGGTGGGATGGCCACCCGAACTTCGGAGACGCCCTCACGCCGTGGCTGCTGCCGAAGTACGGGATCGTGCCGCTGTACCGTGAGCCGCGCCATGCGCGCTTGATCGGCGTCGGCAGCTTGCTGGAGTTCTGTGCGGAAGACTACGACGGCGCCGTCTGGGGCACGGGCCTGATGACCGACGTCGAACGGCGGATGCCCCACGTGCAGGCGCTTGCCTTGCGCGGCCCCCTGACCGCGGAACGTATCGATGTGTCGGGGGTGGCATACGGTGACCCGGGTCTACTGGTCTCCCGTCACGTCGCCCGACCCGCGCGCCGCGCCGCCATCGCAGCGGTGCCGCACGGACATCACCGCTCTCACGCCGGTCTGGCCGCGTTGTTGAAGAGCGAACCGGGGCGCGTGCGCGATGTGAACGTGCACCGCGAGGCGGCGCCGACTGTGCGCGAGATCGCCATGTGCGAGACCGTGCTCACCACGTCGTTGCACGGGCTGATCACCGCCGACGCGTACGGCATCCCCGCGGTGTGGACCGCTCTCGAACCGGCGCTCACCGGCGGCACCTTCAAGTTCCACGACTACGAGGCAGCCGTCACTCCCGGACGCACCCGCTACGTCGACTTCGACGACCTTCGCACGCTGGACGACGTGCAGCGGTTTGCATGGGCGGCCGATGCGTCACGGGTGGCCGAGTTGTCGCGGGGACTGGAGGCGTCGCTCGACGGCCTGACACACGCCGGCCGCCGCTTTCCGCTCGGAGTGCTCGGCGTATAG
- a CDS encoding polysaccharide biosynthesis tyrosine autokinase, translated as MELRDYANALKRHWFGIVLMTVLGLAAGYGWAVLQTPVYQADASGVVTVATEPDPEMQLIPGANDSIAKSRVPTFVEMATWRNVAEKAADALGLDVAPEQLVRRITVDNPDGTPIIKITAEGPTAEGARDLAEAWVIGLAATIDEREGVEELGSALITVELAESAALPSAPSFPDERMALIVGGVLGLGMGIAFALVRAVSDRRVRARDDVEARLGLAVVGTLPAAGEVQDGQRLLAGDQSGTKSSYAMREALRVLRTNLQFMNVDNPPRIIVVSSALPGEGKSTVSANLAATLAANGVPVVLVDGDLRRPTVAKTTGVSATSGLTDVLAGRANLVDVLQSSPQMPNLTVLVAGTIPPNPSEVLGSAKMKATLDELAEHATVIVDAPPLLAVTDGAVLAHQADGVLLVVSVGKTTYDLVEKAQDALTKVHGRLLGLVLNRAPLTGAESSVYTYEYAPAHEKKKSRLRSTKADDTEQAQEGPRRADATADNPLATITDDNDATDEGFDELLKGATVETPARRKQRSSKNG; from the coding sequence ATGGAACTCCGCGACTATGCGAACGCGCTGAAGCGACACTGGTTCGGCATCGTGCTGATGACGGTACTCGGACTGGCGGCAGGGTACGGCTGGGCAGTGCTGCAGACACCGGTCTATCAGGCAGATGCGAGCGGTGTGGTGACGGTCGCCACCGAGCCTGATCCCGAGATGCAACTCATCCCGGGGGCGAACGACTCGATCGCGAAGTCGCGCGTGCCGACGTTCGTCGAGATGGCGACCTGGCGCAATGTCGCAGAGAAGGCCGCTGACGCGCTGGGTCTCGACGTGGCGCCCGAGCAACTCGTGCGCCGCATCACCGTCGACAACCCTGACGGAACGCCAATCATCAAGATCACCGCCGAAGGCCCGACTGCAGAGGGCGCGCGCGACCTTGCTGAGGCCTGGGTCATCGGGCTCGCAGCGACGATTGATGAGCGTGAGGGCGTCGAAGAGCTGGGCTCAGCGCTGATCACGGTCGAGCTGGCGGAGTCGGCGGCGCTGCCATCGGCGCCATCGTTTCCGGATGAGCGCATGGCTCTGATCGTCGGCGGCGTCCTCGGTCTCGGCATGGGGATTGCGTTCGCTCTCGTGCGTGCGGTGTCGGATCGCCGCGTGCGTGCCCGCGATGACGTTGAAGCGCGGCTGGGGCTCGCTGTCGTCGGAACCTTGCCCGCCGCCGGTGAAGTGCAGGACGGCCAGCGTCTGCTGGCGGGAGACCAGTCGGGCACGAAGTCGAGCTACGCGATGCGCGAGGCGCTGCGGGTACTGCGCACAAACCTGCAGTTCATGAACGTTGACAACCCGCCGCGCATCATCGTGGTGAGCAGCGCGCTGCCCGGCGAGGGCAAGTCGACCGTGTCGGCGAACCTCGCAGCCACACTTGCCGCCAACGGCGTGCCGGTGGTGCTCGTCGATGGTGACTTGCGACGACCGACGGTCGCCAAGACGACCGGCGTCTCGGCGACGTCTGGGCTTACGGATGTTCTCGCAGGACGGGCGAACCTCGTCGATGTGCTGCAGAGCTCGCCGCAGATGCCGAACCTGACTGTCTTGGTCGCCGGAACTATCCCACCGAACCCGAGCGAGGTGCTCGGTTCAGCGAAGATGAAGGCGACGCTTGATGAGCTTGCTGAGCATGCGACGGTCATTGTCGATGCGCCGCCATTGCTTGCCGTCACGGACGGCGCTGTGCTCGCGCACCAGGCGGACGGCGTGCTGCTCGTGGTCTCGGTCGGAAAGACGACGTACGACTTGGTTGAGAAGGCGCAGGATGCCCTGACAAAGGTGCACGGTCGACTTCTTGGCTTGGTCTTGAACCGTGCGCCGTTGACCGGGGCGGAATCGTCGGTCTACACGTACGAGTACGCACCTGCTCATGAGAAGAAGAAGAGCCGGTTGCGCTCCACGAAGGCGGACGACACGGAACAGGCACAGGAAGGCCCTCGGCGGGCTGATGCCACCGCAGACAATCCGCTAGCCACGATCACCGATGACAACGATGCGACGGACGAGGGGTTCGACGAGCTGCTCAAGGGCGCCACGGTCGAGACACCTGCGCGCCGCAAGCAGCGCAGCTCGAAGAATGGCTGA
- a CDS encoding glycosyltransferase family 4 protein: MADIAAYRVALITSSFAPHIGGVEEHVAQVARELTASGHVVEVWTVDRGVVPEHPFLAADGAEIAVRYLPTPLPARSLSAMVGFAWRWPSAWRAWRRAHRRLRPDVLHVHCFGPNGIYAEALHRQHRTPLIVTSHGETMGDDNGVYARSALLRARLRRAITSACAVTAPSRYVLNDLRSEYGLHTGIVVPNGVDLDVQSAQVPKTGDYFFAVGRLGHPKGFDLLIDAFARLGDEAARLIIGGDGPERGALQRQAEAAGVAERVSFTGRLSADQVDGYMRGARAVVVPSRSEAFGIVALEAWRAGAPLVMTSRGGAAEFVTDGEDGVLVDPTDVDALSEALAQVGNDPKLADRLRANGPARVRDFTWPAVVAQYLRLYDQLPTEPSR; encoded by the coding sequence ATGGCTGACATAGCCGCGTATCGCGTTGCGCTGATCACATCGTCGTTCGCACCGCACATCGGGGGTGTGGAAGAGCACGTGGCTCAGGTCGCCCGTGAGCTGACGGCGAGCGGCCACGTGGTCGAGGTCTGGACCGTCGACCGCGGCGTAGTTCCCGAGCATCCGTTCCTCGCCGCAGACGGTGCCGAGATCGCAGTTCGCTACCTGCCCACACCGTTGCCGGCACGTTCACTCTCTGCGATGGTTGGTTTCGCGTGGCGTTGGCCATCCGCCTGGCGCGCCTGGCGACGCGCGCACCGGCGCCTGCGTCCGGACGTACTCCACGTGCACTGCTTCGGCCCGAATGGCATCTATGCAGAGGCGCTTCACCGTCAGCACCGCACCCCGCTGATCGTCACCTCGCATGGCGAGACGATGGGGGACGACAACGGCGTGTACGCGCGGTCGGCGCTATTGCGTGCGCGGCTGCGCCGTGCCATCACCTCGGCATGCGCGGTTACAGCACCGAGCCGCTACGTGCTCAACGACCTGCGATCCGAGTACGGCTTGCATACCGGCATCGTCGTGCCGAACGGAGTGGATCTCGACGTCCAATCGGCGCAAGTGCCGAAGACGGGTGACTACTTCTTCGCGGTTGGACGCCTGGGACACCCCAAGGGCTTCGATCTACTCATCGACGCGTTCGCGCGGCTGGGTGATGAGGCCGCTCGGCTCATCATCGGTGGTGACGGCCCTGAACGCGGCGCGCTGCAGCGGCAGGCCGAGGCGGCGGGAGTCGCCGAGCGGGTGTCGTTCACAGGTCGGCTCTCAGCCGATCAGGTCGATGGCTACATGCGTGGCGCTCGCGCTGTGGTCGTTCCTTCGCGTTCCGAAGCCTTCGGCATCGTTGCACTAGAGGCCTGGCGTGCGGGGGCTCCGCTGGTGATGACCAGTCGGGGCGGCGCTGCCGAGTTCGTGACTGACGGTGAGGACGGCGTTCTCGTCGACCCGACCGACGTCGACGCGTTGAGCGAAGCGCTCGCACAGGTGGGGAACGATCCGAAGCTCGCCGACCGACTGCGGGCGAACGGGCCGGCGCGGGTGCGCGACTTCACCTGGCCGGCTGTCGTTGCGCAGTACCTGCGGTTGTACGACCAACTGCCAACGGAGCCCTCTCGATGA